A window of the Garra rufa chromosome 10, GarRuf1.0, whole genome shotgun sequence genome harbors these coding sequences:
- the rdh10b gene encoding retinol dehydrogenase 10-B, whose amino-acid sequence MNIITELFVVTFKIIWSFVLAGAKWFIPQREKSVEGQVCVITGAGSGLGRLFAQEFARRRATLVLWDINRESNEETAEMVREIYREMNPSAGSSDSVQELPLFQPKVYTYVCDVSKRESVYSTAEKVRKEVGNIDLLINNAGVVSGLHLLECPDELIERTMMVNCHAHFWTAKAFLPKMLELNHGHIVTVASSLGLFTTAGVEDYCASKFGAIGFHESLSHELKAADKNGIKMTLVCPFLVDTGMFKGCKIRKEMAPLFPPLKPEYCVKQAMRAILTDQPMICTPRVMYMVTFMKTVLPFDAIVCMYRFIGADKCMYPFLAQRKESTNNNESKTGI is encoded by the exons ATGAATATCATCACGGAGTTATTCGTGGTCACTTTCAAAATTATATGGTCGTTTGTACTCGCCGGTGCTAAATGGTTTATTCCTCAACGGGAAAAAAGTGTGGAGGGCCAAGTGTGTGTTATTACGGGTGCTGGAAGCGGTCTCGGGCGACTCTTTGCGCAGGAGTTTGCCCGGAGACGAGCGACCCTTGTGCTGTGGGACATCAACCGAGAGAGTAACGAAGAGACCGCAGAGATGGTGCGTGAAATCTACCGAGAAATGAACCCCTCCGCTG GTTCTTCAGATAGTGTCCAAGAGCTGCCTTTGTTTCAGCCAAAAGTGTACACGTATGTTTGCGATGTCAGTAAACGCGAGAGTGTGTATTCGACCGCAGAGAAGGTGCGCAAAGAAGTGGGCAACATAGACCTGTTGATCAACAACGCTGGAGTTGTCTCAGGACTTCATCTTCTCGAATGCCCAGATGAGCTTATCGAAAGAACTATGATGGTCAACTGCCATGCTCACTTCTGG acTGCAAAGGCTTTCCTCCCCAAGATGCTTGAGCTCAATCACGGACACATTGTAACTGTAGCAAGCTCATTGGGCTTGTTCACCACTGCTGGTGTGGAG GACTATTGCGCAAGCAAGTTTGGAGCCATAGGCTTTCATGAGTCTTTGAGCCATGAACTGAAAGCAGCTGATAAGAATGGAATAAAGATGACGCTTGTCTGTCCCTTTTTAGTTGACACTGGCATGTTCAAAGGCTGCAAAATTAG GAAAGAAATGGCTCCACTGTTTCCACCACTAAAGCCAGAGTACTGTGTCAAACAGGCCATGAGAGCCATACTAACAGACCAACCTATGATCTGCACGCCACGTGTCATGTACATGGTCACCTTCATGAAAAC CGTTTTGCCATTTGACGCCATCGTGTGCATGTACAGATTTATCGGCGCTGATAAATGCATGTACCCCTTTCTGGCTCAACGGAAGGAGTCCACGAACAACAATGAATCAAAGACTGGAATCTAA